CAATGAATAcaggattttttaaatattcgcTTCTGCCATAAGGTCTAAACTGATTGCTCAATTACATTTCTACACcgatttaatttcatttaggCGTACAAAATACACGTTCAAGTCTACCTGACATAAATCCACCCTCGTAAAAAGTACTTCTTATGAGCTACAGGTCAAATCACATAGCTAGCCTATTTAACTCACTTATGAGTTCCACCGTGTCTTTTGTTGTCAACAGTCAATTTCAAAAGATAAGAAGTAGGCTacagtatgtttatttttttactttttagtaGGTGCTAAGAGGTTATTTTACTAGAACGTTACTGACATCTGGTGGCAGGTTGGACTTTTTAGCTTAAGTAATCCTGAATCCGGAAGTAGTTGAGGAGCATTGTGGGACATGTAGTTCCCACATTTAGGTGGTAGAACGTTAGCAACCCAAACCACAATTGATTTACaggtataaaatattattttgtcatgTTATAGCTGACCATACCTGATTGACATCTACAAATATAACTGACCATTATATTATGCAAATTTTGTACTAATTACAAAGGACAATTAATGTTAAAGCTGTATAAAGTCATCACTGTTAGTGAATGTTCTCATATGACCAATAGAGGGCgctaaatgtaatgttttctttaGACTTTGATTCATGCCAAATCTTCCTTGCTGTGATTCTGAAAGGACAGGATAAACACCACACATAAAAAGAAATCAATTGTATACATAAAATCCCTCTTTGACTTCTATTTATAAATGTtagatatattttaatgaacattttatttattttattttattgcagtcAACATGACTGAAACACCAGTGTAGAGAACAAGAAAAAGAACAGGAAAGgagaaactatttttaataatacatgttttattataaatacgTATCAAATATAGTTTTGTATTTACATAGGACAGACATGGGTAACACATATAACTTAAATTATAAGAATAACAGGATTAACTTTGATTCACATTTATTGCTTTCACAAGCCAAACATCCACATCCATTTACTGTACACAATACAGTAGAAGGCATCGGTCTTGCATAGGATGTGATGGAGATGTTTTTGCGGTCAGCTCCAGTAAGCTTGAGAAACAAGATGATAGCCAAAGTTTCTGCCATAAACCTGAAACAGAGGATAGAGAATTGGTTAGAATACAgtacttttaaatatatgtgtTTGCTTGATTTGTtcgttttcaactgttaattgCATGACACTGATGGTGGCATTATTTTCAAAGTAAGAAAAATTGCCTTGTGTTCAGTGCTCATAACAgtgtatttatattgttatatagaatataaacataaacataaacataaacatatatatatatatatatatatatatatatatatatatatatatatatatctgttatCTGAATTCAGATATTATTTTGTcatctgtaaatatatttgacatatatttgttaaatatatgaAGAAAGTTacatggatatatatatatatatatatatatatatataatattttgttttatcaagctatttattcttttattaatttcatattatttatgaatttattttcctcaaggttttggttatttaaagtgttgaaaaatgaaaatagtgaCCAGATACATTTGCAGTATCTAAAATATGAACTTATACCAATGATCTTCAACCTGGTGTTTTTGACACCTGGAAGATTGGTTGCATTACTGAAAAGAGTCTGCCAGTTATTTTTGATTTCAGATTAATTCAATTTAGTTAACTTAAGTTAGTTAAAGTTCagctaaatattaatataattaaaataaatgacgtaatattaaaatgtaaatatgtaaaatgtaaatatttcatacaaatatgaaatatgtacaaatataatgattattttacactatttatataatttataatatatatatatatatatatatatatatatatatatatatatgcatataataaattatatttaaatgtataaccagataataaatataatgaaataatttttaatttatattaaaaatatataattattttattatccataaaaaacaaaaacaaacgtaagcGGTATTCCCATACCTGGTATGTCTGCGATGTTTGAGCACACTGTTGTGACTGGAGGAATCCATCTACATTTGCAGAGAAGTTTTGCTCTGTTGAATGCTGCTGTGAGGAACCACCATACTGATCCATGTTGATCTCATCACATTGCCCTGTATGACCGGAGCAACCCTCATGCTGTCCATCATAGTGACCATGACCCTGTCCTTGCTCGACCCAACCTCCAGCCATAGACCTGTACTGAAAATAACCAACGATCTCTGGAGAATATGAGCAGCCGCTGGAGTTCCTGTTCTTCCTGTGGTTCAGCTCTTCTTCACTGAGACCCAGCTGAGCAGACAGAAACGAGATGTAGCGTATGGTGAGCCGGAGCGTCTCGATCTTGGTCAGGGTTTGGCCTACAGGAGCTACGGACGGAGGCAGGTAGGTCCTGAGATGGTGGAGAGCTTTGGTCAGATCCCTCATCCTCAGCTTTTCCTTCTCACTGGCGTTCTGCCGTTGCTCGCTCGGGTTCTTCAGCCTTAATCTGCGTTTCTTCTTGACAACACCTGCAGGTTTGACTGATTTTGAGCATGTAGGCTGGGCCTGGTGGGACGGGGAGAAGCCCCGGTCCATGGATGGATCCGGCGAGACGGTGTCTGGAGAGGAAACGCTGTAAAACTCTGACTCTGAGCTCGAACAGCTCCACTGGTTCTGCTTGCTGTGGTTTGAGCTTTCCATATTGCGACTCTGAGGGTGAATGAAGGCTGGACAGAGGGCTGGAGGTTTATATGCTGGACTCAGAGGTGCGAGGTGACACCTCTGCAGGCCTACGGTAGTCATCTCTGTCTCTCAGACCCCAGGACTCGGCCTGGATCTGTCTGGGAAAGACTCAGAGAGGCTGCAGGGGCAGAGGTGTGAATTTTGACTCCTCTTCAAAACAACAAACTAGTGCAGCTACTCTCCCAGAAAACTCATCTTGTGCAACTGACCAAACAATGTTTGGTTCTGTTTAAAACGATTTTAATTTATCTAAGAAACTCACCTATgataattcacaaaaaaataatttaatagtttcattcagcaaggatgtatgtaaataattcaaaagtgacagtgaatatatttataatgttacaaaagatatgAAAACAAAGGctgttctgaactttctattcaacaaagaatcttgaaaaaatgcatcatggtttccacaaaaatattaagcaacacaaccgttttcaacttttatattaagaagaagtgtttcttgagcagcaaatcagcttattagaatgatttctgaacgatcgtgagacactgaagactggagaaatagttgttgaaaattctgctttgtatcacataaataaatgacattttaaaatatactcaaatagaaaacagttattttaacatgtaataatatttgacagcattgctgttttactgtaatctttattcaaataaatgcagcattggtgaacataagagacttactttaacaacattaaaaaaaaacaaaaaaacaacaaaaaaaaaaaccttgaccCTAAATCTTGCATCAAAAGAACCGTGTTTCAATAGTACTTTTATATCTTTTAGATTTAGGTTAAACTAGTGTGGTAAACCAGTTGAGCTTAATCGTGTGATGATTCCCACTATCAGTGGAATCAGCCTACAACAAATTATTTATAAGATATGGTCCCAATCCTCATCTTAATAATTCAAAACTGCTGCCAGCTGTGTGTATGGGGTTGTATTTTAAAGAGCTAAGCAGCATAATTGACCTTAATGATGTTTAATGATGCTTAATAAACTCCATTAGCAGATTGCACTTGAGGTGTAACATTCACACAGACTGGTGAGCAGGTTTGCAGTTTAGTGGTCGATATAGTCACTGTGGTCAGTGAAGTGGGTCACATTCAGAGATTCAAAGTGATAATGAGTAGGCctatacattattaaaaaaaaccctAATTGTATCTGATTGATTGATCAGTGTATAGTTAGAAATATCtaacttttttaaaagaaaaactattatatttacatattttaattaattgtattaaatggaaaaatattcatacactcttaaaaataaaggttccaaaagggtgtttctgcagtgatgccatagaagaaccatttttggttccctaaagaacctttcagtgagcagttcctaaaagaaccatttttaagaacatttaaaaaaatctaaagaacctttttagACTATAAAGGACCTTTTCTGCATTTAAAAAGGTACCATGGATGTTCAAGGCTCTTCATAGAACCACTGATgccaataatataataataataatatcgaAGTAAGTGCACATCATGATCATTGTTctcgctaaaaaaaaaattcctcgtaacatgagatctgcagtttaGTTTAAAACTGAATTACTGTGCACCTATAGCGCTCCTTGCTGTCATTTAAACGTAGGATGCCACATGAAAAGTGATCAAATGCATCCactatattaatttttttttaacttctgcGTAATGACTTTTTGTAATTTCAGTGCTTATCTC
The sequence above is a segment of the Onychostoma macrolepis isolate SWU-2019 chromosome 07, ASM1243209v1, whole genome shotgun sequence genome. Coding sequences within it:
- the mespba gene encoding mesoderm posterior ba produces the protein MESSNHSKQNQWSCSSSESEFYSVSSPDTVSPDPSMDRGFSPSHQAQPTCSKSVKPAGVVKKKRRLRLKNPSEQRQNASEKEKLRMRDLTKALHHLRTYLPPSVAPVGQTLTKIETLRLTIRYISFLSAQLGLSEEELNHRKNRNSSGCSYSPEIVGYFQYRSMAGGWVEQGQGHGHYDGQHEGCSGHTGQCDEINMDQYGGSSQQHSTEQNFSANVDGFLQSQQCAQTSQTYQVYGRNFGYHLVSQAYWS